From a single Aspergillus puulaauensis MK2 DNA, chromosome 2, nearly complete sequence genomic region:
- a CDS encoding ketopantoate reductase family protein (COG:H;~EggNog:ENOG410PI3Z;~InterPro:IPR003710,IPR013752,IPR036291,IPR013332, IPR008927,IPR013328;~PFAM:PF02558,PF08546;~go_function: GO:0008677 - 2-dehydropantoate 2-reductase activity [Evidence IEA];~go_function: GO:0016491 - oxidoreductase activity [Evidence IEA];~go_process: GO:0015940 - pantothenate biosynthetic process [Evidence IEA];~go_process: GO:0055114 - oxidation-reduction process [Evidence IEA]), with product MTVNKSRILIVGTGGIGTVSAYSLERGGAAEVTAVMRSNYDAAVKKGIDIDSVQYGQVKAWRPTSIVKSVPDVSKENIPPFDYIVVTTKNIPDAPPTVSDLIAPAVTPGKTAIVLSQNGLNIEKPLIARFPTNPLISSVVYTGATITGPASVYHDDEECQKIGAFVSPGVPATVAEEAAQRYVRIFNPRGELEIIYEPDVATTRWRKIAYNGSMNPIATILGMDTPRMRMTVHVIDDLILPIVREVREIARACGVTLPAEKDLAGAILHQDPNDTAFKPSMCQDYEKGNLMEIENILGEPLREAERVGVAAPNLRIVYSIMKGLQVRVKESRGLWEAKFQPGNPYE from the exons ATGACCGTCAACAAGAGCAGaatcctcatcgtcggcacTGGCGGCATTGGCACCGTGTCCGCGTACTCGCTCGAACGAGGCGGCGCTGCTGAAGTGACTGCTGTGATGCGATCAAACTACGACGCTGCTGTCAAGAAGGGAATCGACATTGACTCGGTCCAGTACGGCCAGGTCAAGGCGTGGAGGCCAACATCCA TCGTCAAATCCGTTCCCGACGTCTCGAAAGAGAATATCCCCCCCTTCGACTACATCGTCGTAACAACAAAAAACATCCCAGACGCACCCCCCACAGTCTCCGACCTCATCGCCCCCGCCGTAACCCCCGGCAAAACAGCCATCGTTCTGTCCCAAAACGGCCTCAACATCGAGAAGCCCCTAATCGCGCGCTTCCCCACAAACCCGCTAATCAGCAGCGTCGTCTACACAGGGGCCACAATCACCGGGCCCGCAAGCGTTTAtcacgacgacgaggagtgCCAGAAGATCGGCGCATTCGTGAGCCCAGGTGTCCCCGCCACTGTTGCAGAGGAGGCTGCGCAGCGCTACGTGCGCATATTCAACCCCAGAGGTGAGTTGGAGATAATATACGAGCCGGATGTGGCGACAACGCGCTGGCGCAAGATCGCATATAATGGGAGCATGAACCCCATCGCGACGATTCTGGGGATGGATACCCCGCGGATGCGCATGACGGTGCATGTCATCGACGACCTGATCCTGCCTATTGTGCGGGAGGTGCGAGAAATCGCGAGGGCGTGTGGGGTGACGCTTCCTGCGGAGAAGGATCTGGCGGGTGCGATTCTGCATCAGGATCCGAACGATACGGCGTTTAAACCGAGTATGTGCCAGGATTATGAGAAGGGGAATCTGATGGAGATTGAGAATATCCTGGGCGAGCCGTTGAGGGAGGCGGAGCGGGTTGGTGTGGCGGCGCCGAATTTGAGGATTGTTTATAGCATTATGAAGGGGTTGCAGGTTAGGGTTAAGGAGAGCAGGGGGCTTTGGGAGGCCAAGTTTCAGCCGGGGAATCCGTATGAATAG
- a CDS encoding uncharacterized protein (COG:T,Z;~EggNog:ENOG410PJ5R;~InterPro:IPR036409,IPR001303;~PFAM:PF00596), with protein MSTTTTTIEATPVAQTQTPSQEKRNEQQQQQQQQQKNDGSYPTQNLAVATGGYIFPGIPKISDPYKKRQWQLEHMAGAFRVFARKGFTEGTSGHISVRDPVEPDTFWINPLGKHFGMLKASDMVHINEAGQVIGGNRVAINAAGFVIHSAIHRARPDIHAACHMHSPNGKAWSTFGRPVDIINQDSCNFYGTQAVYTDFGGVVIEEEEGRRITDALGEKGRVMFLQNHGLLTTGGTVDEAAYLFTCLEKTCEVQLKVEAAGLEKKFISKEAAEFTAKANADPETLYTEFQPDFEYEIWKAKGELCKGE; from the exons ATGTCTACCACTACAACGACCATCGAAGCAACGCCCGTTGCGCAGACGCAGACTCCTTCACAGGAAAAGCGCAAcgagcagcaacagcagcagcagcagcagcaaaagaaTGACGGCAGCTACCCAACCCAAAACCTCGCCGTCGCAACAGGCGGATACATCTTCCCCGGCATCCCCAAGATATCAGACCCCTACAAGAAGCGCCAGTGGCAGCTCGAGCACATGGCGGGGGCATTCAGAGTCTTTGCGCGCAAGGGCTTCACCGAGGGCACAAGTGGACATATCAGCGTCCGTGACCCGGTTGAGCCGGATACATTTTGGATTAACCC CCTCGGCAAGCATTTCGGCATGCTAAAAGCCAGCGACATGGTGCACATCAACGAAGCAGGCCAGGTCATCGGCGGGAACAGGGTCGCCATAAACGCAGCCGGGTTCGTGATCCACAGCGCCATCCACCGCGCACGGCCAGACATCCACGCTGCGTGCCATATGCACTCGCCGAACGGCAAAGCATGGTCTACATTTGGCCGGCCTGttgatatcatcaaccaggACTCGTGCAACTTCTACGGGACGCAGGCTGTGTATACGGACTTCGGGGGCGTAGTtattgaggaggaggaggggaggaggattacTGATGCGCTTGGGGAGAAGGGACGGGTTATGTTCTTGCAGAATCATGGGTTGCTCACGACGGGTGGGACGGTGGATGAAGCTGCCTATCTGTTTACTTGTCTTGAGAAGACTTGTGAGGTGCAGCTGAAGGTTGAGGCTGCcgggttggagaagaagtttATTAGcaaggaggctgcggagtttACGGCGAAGGCGAATGCGGATCCG GAAACGCTGTATACTGAGTTCCAGCCGGACTTTGAGTATGAGATTTGGAAGGCCAAGGGGGAGTTGTGCAAGGGGGAGTAA
- a CDS encoding uncharacterized protein (COG:E;~EggNog:ENOG410Q114;~InterPro:IPR013057;~PFAM:PF01490;~TransMembrane:11 (i74-99o105-128i153-175o181-201i213-237o257-281i293-315o335-354i375-399o405-428i440-466o)), with amino-acid sequence MVGKEANPGDIEHLENAEHMASISGNIGPEKAKTDNDNYNPALDVEPGKLTENDTTYDPVFGEVSGDGPNYRSVGWLGTVALMMKTQIGLGVLSIPAVFDKVGVVPGVILLFVVAGIATWTSYMVGIFKLNHREVYGMDDAGGLMFGRVGREVFGLAFSLYWIFVAGSGILGLSIGLNAVSSHGTCTAVFVVVAALAGFVFASIRTLGRISWIAWIGLGCIVTSVLVVTIAVGIQGGPATAPPGWSSDYKIVNHPSFAEGVSAVSTLIFACSATPAYFSLAAEMRDPRYFTRALVVSQIGSTLLYLVIGVVVYYYCGTMVASPALGSAGALIKRVAYGLSLPGLIATTTIVIHLPSKYFFVRILRGSAHLTSNSLIHWTTWLGCTFSCTVVAYVIASGIPVFNDLVSLVGALLGAFLAYQPTGCMWFYDNWHRRKSTDRPWLWMLMAAWAGFIILAGSFMTVAGTYGSIVGIMKSLSSGGGSRPWTCEDNSNS; translated from the exons ATGGTTGGGAAAGAAGCGAACCCCGGTGACATTGAGCACCTCGAAAACGCAGAACATATGGCTTCCATATCTGGGAACATTGGGCCGGAGAAGGCCAAAACGGATAACGACAACTATAATCCTGCACTGGACGTCGAGCCTGGAAAGCTCACAGAGAATGACACTACCTATGATCCCGTCTTTGGTGAGGTGTCTGGGGATGGACCCAACTACCGCAGC GTCGGTTGGCTAGGAACTGTTgcgttgatgatgaagacacaGATTGGTCTCGGTGTTCTCTCTATCCCAGCTGTCTTTGACAAGGTAGGGGTGGTACCGGGCGTTATATTGCTCTTCGTCGTGGCCGGGATAGCAACGTGGACGAGTTATATGGTTGGAATATTCAAGCTGAATCACCGTGAAGTGTATGGAATGGATGATGCAGGTGGCTTGATGTTTGGACGAGTTGGACGTGAAGTCTTTGGACTGGCGTTTAGTCTAT ACTGGATATTTGTTGCCGGCTCCGGTATCCTGGGTCTTTCCATCGGCTTGAATGCCGTCTCCTCTCACGGAACCTGCACTGctgtcttcgtcgtcgttgcTGCCCTTGCTGGGTTTGTCTTTGCTAGCATTCGTACACTGGGGAGGATAAGCTGGATAGCCTGGATTGGTCTGGGCTGCATCGTTACATCTG TCCTCGTCGTCACAATAGCTGTCGGTATACAAGGCGGACCCGCAACTGCACCCCCAGGCTGGTCCTCAGACTACAAAATCGTCAACCATCCCTCCTTCGCAGAGGGCGTATCCGCCGTGTCAACATTAATCTTCGCCTGCTCGGCCACGCCGGCATACTTTTCCCTCGCAGCAGAAATGCGAGACCCGCGGTACTTCACCCGCGCTCTCGTTGTGAGCCAGATCGGCTCGACTCTGCTGTATTTGGTCATCGGCGTCGTTGTTTACTACTACTGCGGGACCATGGTAGCTTCACCTGCCCTAGGTTCTGCGGGTGCTCTAATCAAGAGGGTCGCATACGGCCTCTCCCTACCAGGTCTAATCGCTACAACAACAATCGTGATCCAT CTCCCAAGCAAATACTTCTTCGtccgcatcctccgcggCTCAGCACATCtaacctccaactccctaATCCACTGGACAACCTGGCTAGGCTGTACATTCAGCTGCACGGTCGTAGCATACGTAATCGCCAGCGGGATCCCGGTGTTCAACGACCTCGTCTCGCTTGTTGGTGCCTTGCTTGGTGCGTTCCTGGCATACCAGCCTACTGGGTGTATGTGGTTCTATGATAACTGGCACCGGCGGAAGAGTACGGATAGGCCGTGGTTGTGGATGTTAATGGCTGCCTGGGCGGGGTTTATTATTCTGGCTGGCAGCTTTATGACTGTTGCTGGGACTTATGGGTCCATTGTTGGGATTATGAAGTCGCTTAGTTCTGGGGGAGGGTCGAGGCCTTGGACTTGTGAGGATAATTCGAATTCGTAG
- a CDS encoding NAD(P)/FAD-dependent oxidoreductase (COG:O;~EggNog:ENOG410Q1A5;~InterPro:IPR006076,IPR036188;~PFAM:PF01266;~TransMembrane:1 (o6-25i);~go_function: GO:0016491 - oxidoreductase activity [Evidence IEA];~go_process: GO:0055114 - oxidation-reduction process [Evidence IEA]), giving the protein MSTQQTSDIVIIGAGIFGSALAYFLSSSNGGKKITVVERSISQLTGSTGYAPGFVGQFNESEVLTRLAIDSVREYSKVPGGFDHVGGLEVATSNAGVENLKWRQETAKARGLKAELISARRAAEIAPDLVKDEYVSALHFPADGTANPAVVTAFFQSEARDRGVQFLEADVTEIRRDSDTVTGVMTSKGFIEAPTVVLATGIWAKSLCDFDLPVPVIPVAHPYMYGEMHEPKTYKSPFVRYPEHHVYVRDHGTYFGLGSYDHMPRAAKPGDTAIGNWVDEFDTALDRAMKLVPEKTNLRVREKFNGIFSMTPDNMPLVGEVPEVKGLYMAAGVWVTHAAGSARFLTSILKDEEVDVALQRALDPTRFRGRDMESLQRESLNCYNSIYSTYENS; this is encoded by the coding sequence ATGTCAACACAGCAGACTTCCGACATCGTCATTATTGGAGCCGGCATATTCGGTTCTGCCCTGGCCtatttcctttcttcttccaatggTGGAAAGAAGATAACAGTCGTCGAGCGATCGATTTCCCAGCTCACCGGCTCAACAGGCTACGCACCGGGTTTCGTGGGCCAGTTCAACGAGTCAGAAGTACTCACCCGCCTTGCCATCGACAGCGTGAGAGAGTATTCCAAGGTCCCTGGGGGGTTTGACCATGTCGGCGGCCTCGAAGTCGCGACAAGCAATGCCGGAGTCGAGAATCTCAAATGGCGACAGGAAACTGCCAAGGCAAGAGGACTCAAAGCAGAGTTGATTTCTGCCCGAAGAGCAGCAGAGATAGCGCCTGATCTCGTGAAGGATGAGTATGTTTCGGCGCTACATTTTCCAGCAGATGGGACGGCGAACCCGGCGGTCGTCACCGCGTTCTTTCAGTCCGAAGCTCGGGATAGAGGCGTGCAGTTCCTGGAAGCCGACGTTACAGAGATTCGTCGAGACAGTGACACCGTGACAGGAGTTATGACTTCAAAGGGGTTCATCGAAGCGCCGACAGTTGTCCTGGCTACTGGTATCTGGGCCAAATCTTTATGTGACTTTGATCTCCCCGTTCCGGTTATCCCAGTCGCGCACCCCTATATGTATGGGGAAATGCACGAGCCGAAGACGTATAAATCTCCTTTTGTGAGGTATCCAGAGCATCATGTTTATGTTCGAGACCATGGCACTTATTTCGGACTCGGCTCGTACGACCACATGCCCCGGGCTGCAAAGCCAGGAGACACTGCCATTGGAAACTGGGTTGACGAATTCGATACGGCATTGGATCGTGCGATGAAGCTGGTTCCTGAGAAGACGAACTTGCGGGTTAGGGAGAAATTTAATGGGATATTCTCCATGACGCCGGATAATATGCCGCTGGTTGGCGAGGTGCCGGAGGTGAAGGGGCTGTACATGGCGGCCGGGGTTTGGGTTACGCATGCCGCTGGGTCTGCGAGGTTCTTGACGAGCATCTtaaaagatgaagaggtaGATGTGGCACTGCAGAGGGCTCTTGATCCGACGAGATTCAGGGGGCGGGATATGGAGAGTCTGCAGCGGGAGTCGCTGAATTGCTATAACAGCATATACTCCACCTATGAGAATTCCTAG
- a CDS encoding uncharacterized protein (COG:S;~EggNog:ENOG410PSTM;~SECRETED:SignalP(1-17)), whose translation MKFIAVSIACILAGASAFEYPEFVPLHKRQEPGTPAYECHANCGGIITDARSDGYCDKSDFKTKLSDCLDCALEFDIWKYYGNSVSSAAEECGLDATPVEGSSSSSSSASASETATATETSSQTEPSNTPTESSTESTSASEETTDSSTTVSSTPVIPTVITPTATTTPGSSSSSSPTPDPEFTGAAALNKPAGMVVGGLIGSFMAALM comes from the exons ATGAAATTTATCGCTGTTTCTATTGCTTGCATCCTCGCTGGTGCTAGTGCATTCGAGTACCCTGAATTCGTGCCCTTGCACAAGCGTCAGGAACCCGGGACTCCTGCCTACGAATGCCATGCCAATTGCG GCGGCATCATCACTGACGCCCGTTCCGACGGGTACTGCGACAAAAGCGACTTCAAGACCAAGCTGAGCGACTGCCTGGACTGCGCTCTCGAGTTCGATATCTGGAAGTACTACGGCAACTCCGTCTCCTCGGCTGCTGAGGAATGTGGACTTGACGCGACCCCGGTCGAGGGCTCATCGAGCTCGTCTAGCTCTGCGTCTGCCTCGGAGACTGCTACTGCTACTGAGACTAGCTCTCAGACCGAGCCAAGCAATACTCCCACTGAGTCTTCGACGGAGTCGACTTCGGCTTCTGAGGAGACTACCGACTCGAGCACCACTGTGAGCTCCACCCCTGTGATCCCTACAGTGATTACTCCTACTGCGACGACGACCCCGGGAAGCTCG TCCTCGAGCAGCCCCACCCCTGACCCCGAGTTTACCGGTGCTGCTGCGCTGAACAAACCTGCTGGAATGGTCGTGGGAGGCCTCATTGGCTCCTTCATGGCGGCCCTTATGTAG
- a CDS encoding copper acquisition factor BIM1-like domain-containing protein (COG:S;~EggNog:ENOG410PNVY;~SECRETED:SignalP(1-17);~TransMembrane:1 (n5-12c17/18o219-241i)), with translation MKGYLVLLTALSAFVQADPHGEEAATEMGPVAFMWPSDRTWGAAYDNNAPCGSKEGVENRTEFPLVNGQLALVVQDESWNVQIAVSHRNNPTSNNDFETLVSERRISDIDPGHMCYPVSNPGVDTEAGMNATFQIRYTSDMEDHKNETYYACADVTYVAASKFTYQVPCFNVTADEFTATDEDDNDATSGNGSDAASSDSSGDSTSSGGSGGSKLSGGAIAGIVVGCVAAAVIAAGLLFGYRRLLQKYRSMRQKASVRNVDWPAEEGGKPVADNSSGSSYGLRKLK, from the exons ATGAAAGGTTATCTTGTGCTGTTGACGGCGTTGTCTGCTTTCGTGCAGGCAGATCCCCATGGCGAGGAAGCCGCCACAGAGATGGGCCCTGTGGCGTTCATGTGGCCGTCAGACCGCACCTGGGGCGCAGCATACGATAATAACGCACCCTGCGGCTCGAAGGAAGGTGTTGAAAATAGAACTGAATTTCCTCTAG TCAACGGCCAACTAGCCCTCGTGGTCCAGGATGAGTCTTGGAATGTGCAAATCGCCGTTTCTCACAGGAACA ACCCAACAAGCAACAATGACTTCGAGACCCTCGTCTCAGAGAGGCGCATCAGCGACATCGACCCAGGCCACATGTGCTACCCGGTGTCAAACCCCGGAGTTGACACTGAAGCAGGGATGAACGCTACCTTCCAGATCAGGTATACCTCAGATATGGAAGATCATAAGAACGAAACGTACTATGCCTGCGCGGACGTCACATACGTTGCCGCCAGCAAGTTCACGTATCAGGTACCCTGCTTCAATGTCACAGCGGATGAGTTCACCGCGACAGATGAGGACGATAACGATGCAACGTCGGGCAATGGCTCGGACGCTGCCTCGTCGGACTCGAGCGGCGATAGTACTAGCAGTGGCGGTTCCGGCGGGTCGAAGCTCTCCGGGGGTGCTATTGCTGGTATTGTCGTTGGGTGTGTTGCGGCCGCGGTTATTGCTGCTGGTCTTCTGTTTGGGTATAGGCGACTCCTACAGAAGTATCGATCGATGCGTCAGAAGGCGTCTGTTCGCAATGTGGACTGGCCTGCTGAGGAGGGTGGGAAGCCTGTGGCGGATAATTCGTCTGGGTCTTCTTATGGTTTGAGGAAGCTTAAGTAG
- a CDS encoding CIA30 family protein (COG:S;~EggNog:ENOG410PQE3;~InterPro:IPR013857,IPR039131,IPR008979;~PFAM:PF08547;~go_process: GO:0032981 - mitochondrial respiratory chain complex I assembly [Evidence IEA]): MAAKTEYLFGGTQKWSPNDWTSSDDRVRGGSSKSTLEISPDTNHAKFQGNLDIDTLGGAGFASQRTTGSRRWDLSAYDGIEFDVAESDGKLYTLTLKNDLLPGRPDGRERSSLSWQADFRVVGSGKVIVTWKEFRPTYRGKEVDADPLDLKTIKRLGIMMRSHFGSQSGEFNLSIGYIAAWKAEPEEGKSESVTIETKGYIDSENGSNKTSACCEIL; encoded by the exons atggccgcaaAAACCGAATATCTCTTCGGAGGCACCCA AAAATGGTCGCCTAACGACTGGACTTCCTCCGATGACCGCGTCCGAGGCGGATCCTCCAAATCGACACTTGAAATCTCACCAGATACCAACCACGCCAAATTCCAGGGAAATCTAGACATCGATACACTAGGAGGAGCTGGCTTTGCATCACAGCGCACAACTGGATCTCGAAGATGGGATTTGTCCGCGTACGACGGGATCGAATTTGACGTTGCGGAATCGGACGGGAAACTCTATACTTTGACCCTGAAAAACGACTTACTCCCAGGGAGACCTGATGGGCGTGAGCGGAGTAGCCTGAGTTGGCAGGCTGACTTTAGGGTCGTGGGGAGTGGGAAGGTTATCGTGACATGGAAGGAATTTCGGCCAACGTATCgggggaaggaggttgatgcAGACCCGTTGGATTTGAAGACTATTAAACGACTGGGGATTATGATGCGGAG TCATTTTGGATCTCAGTCGGGGGAATTTAATCTGTCAATTGGGTATATTGCGGCTTGGAAGGCCGAACCAGAAGAGGGCAAAAGTGAGAGCGTTACTATTGAAACTAAAGGGTATATTGACAGTGAGAATGGGAGCAATAAAACTTCTGCCTGCTGTGAGATATTATAG
- a CDS encoding putative protein kinase (COG:T;~EggNog:ENOG410QE1U;~InterPro:IPR000719,IPR011009,IPR008271,IPR017441;~go_function: GO:0004672 - protein kinase activity [Evidence IEA];~go_function: GO:0005524 - ATP binding [Evidence IEA];~go_process: GO:0006468 - protein phosphorylation [Evidence IEA]), giving the protein MSMFRPAAEMGSSDSDSSSEASDHEVITKQETTSESHPVQNGKLPGPEDGGTDDSSTQDLLAADTDSHSNLMTSALLEFYCLTRAADLLNKQHGSRNRYTRDSPEVQFLGKKLYSHKSKFLSAHGVLADGIEEDKWGSTRQYYRDNLDALGLTALEGLDIGDTNGKPAIGGTGDLVLASRGAGQPTQKTAPNLRLEGHEVGPLDFRGRHGAEKGIPALEDFRLDPRRIPRPLLPLTGSSPTSFPLFDVKTTPSNTAMSRYAMEFAEIQVVGRGSFGEVYHVKNHIDGQDYAVKKIPLSQRRLEQLQCGNENQLENIMKEIRTLARLEHANVVRYYGAWLEQTNFPRIPFASQDAPGELDYEESQDSEAYQPSGVDSFGIVFEHSQEQPSSAGNGSIDRRSATDSTVHSLERILTRSSEDDVESIPREFNEQTYSQLSTFGASDGDIFTDGLSNDRSQLQLQRRHRNGEAVPAVVLHIQMSLHPIPLSSYLSQQQTNDTHTLLRRHCYHLIPSLKLILSIISGVDYLHSKGIIHRDLKPANIFLSCAEERNFKECEVCKARLGACSKFCHPRIGDFGLVADISHMNDSSPGTPVGSTLPKLNRVVGTEFYCPPFFRTNGLPEPETTGPSSEEYFDYLIDESLDVYALGVILFELVYRIGTKMERQMVLTGLTRGSQRPTPTGLVRERPVFPEDFEQKVDRGSAILPTGESVAESLKTCIRGMLELQPHRRWRCSDVQRHLQGLLNIAEQSSI; this is encoded by the coding sequence ATGTCCATGTTCAGACCGGCCGCAGAGATGGGCTCGTCTGATTCCGACTCAAGCTCTGAAGCAAGTGACCATGAAGTTATCACCAAGCAAGAAACTACCAGTGAATCCCATCCCGTGCAAAATGGGAAACTGCCCGGTCCAGAAGATGGCGGGACGGATGACAGTAGCACCCAAGATCTGCTTGCTGCCGATACCGACAGCCACTCCAATCTTATGACTTCTGCCTTGCTGGAATTCTACTGCCTTACCCGGGCCGCGGATCTCTTGAACAAACAGCACGGATCTCGGAATCGGTATACGCGAGACTCCCCGGAAGTGCAGTTCCTCGGGAAGAAGTTGTACTCGCACAAATCTAAGTTTCTTTCGGCCCATGGCGTCCTGGCGGATGGCATTGAAGAGGATAAGTGGGGATCAACGCGGCAGTACTATCGCGACAATCTTGATGCTCTTGGATTAACTGCGCTTGAGGGACTCGATATAGGCGATACGAACGGGAAACCGGCGATTGGAGGAACCGGTGACCTTGTTCTGGCCTCAAGAGGTGCAGGGCAACCTACCCAGAAAACCGCACCAAATTTGCGATTGGAGGGACACGAGGTCGGTCCGCTGGACTTCCGAGGTCGTCATGGCGCGGAAAAAGGGATTCCAGCATTGGAGGACTTTCGACTTGACCCAAGGAGGATACCGCGCCCCCTACTGCCACTCACTGGCAGCTCACCGACAAGCTTTCCGCTGTTTGACGTAAAGACTACACCTTCCAACACCGCGATGTCTAGGTACGCCATGGAATTTGCGGAAATTCAGGTCGTTGGCAGGGGCTCTTTTGGAGAAGTGTATCATGTCAAGAACCACATTGATGGCCAAGATTATGCCGTTAAGAAAATACCACTCAGCCAAAGACGcctggagcagctgcagtgTGGAAACGAGAACCAGCTGGAGAATATCATGAAAGAAATCCGAACGCTGGCTCGGCTAGAGCATGCGAATGTCGTGAGATATTATGGAGCCTGGCTGGAGCAAACAAACTTTCCGCGCATCCCGTTCGCCAGTCAGGATGCCCCAGGGGAGCTTGACTACGAAGAGAGCCAAGACAGCGAAGCCTATCAGCCGTCTGGCGTGGACAGTTTTGGCATTGTTTTTGAGCATTCTCAAGAGCAGCCATCGTCTGCTGGGAACGGCTCGATTGATCGCAGAAGTGCAACAGATTCAACAGTGCATTCGTTGGAGAGGATTCTGACACGCAGCTCAGAGGACGATGTCGAGTCTATTCCACGCGAGTTCAACGAGCAGACTTATAGCCAGCTGTCCACATTTGGCGCCAGTGACGGTGACATTTTCACAGATGGCCTCAGCAACGATAGATCACAGCTCCAACTACAGCGGAGACATCGAAACGGTGAAGCGGTTCCTGCTGTGGTTCTGCATATTCAAATGTCATTACACCCCATTCCACTCAGCTCATACTTGagccaacaacaaacaaacgATACCCACACCTTACTACGCCGACACTGTTACCACCTTATCCCGTCTCTAAAACTCATCCTAAGCATCATCTCCGGTGTCGACTATCTCCACTCCAAAGGCATCATCCATCGGGACCTCAAACCAGCAAATATTTTCTTATCCTGCGCCGAAGAAAGAAACTTCAAAGAGTGCGAAGTGTGTAAAGCGCGGCTAGGCGCATGTTCCAAATTCTGCCACCCCCGTATCGGTGACTTTGGACTCGTCGCAGATATATCGCACATGAACGACTCCTCCCCAGGCACCCCTGTCGGATCCACCCTTCCCAAGCTGAACCGCGTCGTCGGGACAGAATTCTATTGCCCACCGTTCTTCCGAACCAACGGGCTTCCTGAACCCGAAACCACTGGCCCGTCTAGCGAAGAGTATTTCGACTACTTAATCGACGAGTCCCTCGACGTCTACGCCCTCGGGGTTATACTATTCGAACTTGTCTACCGCATCGGCACAAAGATGGAGCGCCAGATGGTTTTAACTGGACTGACGAGGGGCTCGCAACGACCCACCCCTACCGGTTTGGTTCGAGAACGACCGGTGTTTCCAGAGGACTTTGAGCAGAAGGTTGACCGTGGTTCAGCCATTTTACCGACTGGAGAGAGTGTTGCTGAGTCGCTCAAGACATGCATCAGGGGCATGCTGGAGCTGCAACCTCACAGGCGGTGGCGGTGCTCGGATGTGCAGAGACACTTGCAGGGATTGCTTAATATTGCAGAGCAGTCTTCAATCTAG